The genomic DNA AGACGCTGATAAACAAAATAACCCTGCTTATTTTGAATGGGCACTGAAATTATCACGACCGGGGACTGTAATTATTGGAGATAACGTAGTACGTGAAGGAGAAGTTATTGACAATACTAGTAATGATCCTCGCGTACAAGGGATACGTCGTTTCTATGAGCGAATAGCTGCTGAGCCGCGTGTAAGTGCTACAGCGCTTCAAACGGTCGGTAGTAAAGGGTACGATGGATTCATAATGGCGGTCGTAAAAGAATAACGAAAGGAGATAAATAGAATGAAAAAGATGTTTGGAAAATTATAACATGTATCGTATACAACGCAGTTAGCTCGTGGACCTCCTATATATATCACTATATTTTATATGAAAAAATTGGAGGTTGTGAGTAGATGAGAACTGAAAAAGAAATGTTAGACTTAATTATAAATACAGCAAAAGAGGATGAAAGAATTCGAGCTGTCATCATGAATGGATCGCGTGTGAATCCAAATGTGAAAAGAGACTGTTTTCAAGACTATGATATTATGTATGTTGTAAAAGATATACGCTCTTTTACGTCTAATCATAATTGGATACGTAGATTTGGAGAAATAATGATTGTACAAATGCCAGAAGAAATGTCATTAGTTCCTGCGGACGAAGACGGGAAATTTCCGTATTTAATGCAGTTTATGGATGGGAACCGAATCGATTTAACGTTAGTTCCAGTTGATTTAATAGATATATTTGTAGGGCACGATAGTTTAAGTAAACTGCTTCTTGATAAAGATGATTGTATGGATGAATTTCCACCAGCAAGCGATAGGGATTACTTAATAAAAAAGCCTACAGAAAAAGAGTTTTTGGATTGCTGTAATGAATTTTGGTGGTGTAGTACGAATGTAGGGAAAGGACTATGGAGAGAAGAACTTTCTTATGCGAAAGGGATGATTGATGGTCCAGTGCGAGATATGTTCATCGTAATGCTAGAATGGCATATTGGTATGAAAACAGACTTTACAGTTAATGCAGGGAAGTTTGGAAAGCATTTCGAGCAATATATTGAAAAAGATATGTGGGTGCAATTTAAAAGGACATTTTCTAATGCAGAATATGAAAACATATGGGAATCATTCTTTGTCACGTGTGATTTATTTAGGGAAGTGGCGAATGAAATTGCTAACACATATGGATATCAATATCCGCAAGATGATGATGATAAAGTGACGAACTATTTAAAACATGTGAAAGCTTTGCCAAAAGATAGTACATCGATTTATTAATAATATAAAGCAGTAAGACTGTCCTAATTAAGGACAGTCTTATTTTTGTTTATGAATAACAATTTCTCTAACAAAGTGCAGATGAATCACATATGAAAATTTAGGGAGGTTTTTTATCATGTATTATTTTTATTCGCCAGAAATGTTTGCTCCATATCAATGGGGACTAGAACGAGATGTTTCGTATGCGTATATGCCATATAACTCATTTTATTATGGAGACTATATAAGCACATTGCCATACGAATATATCCCTCAAAACTATGAAGTACAAATGAAAGCAGATGAGCGTGGATCGTGGACACCATTTTTATGGGTCGAAAAATATGCGTACGCATTTTCAGGACCGTACAATAAAGCGGAAGTCGCTCTTACATTTGATGATGGACCGGATTTAGAATTCACGCCAAGAATATTAGATAAGTTAAAACAACATAATGTAAAAGCTACTTTTTTCCTGCTTGGTGAAAATGCAGAAAAGTTTCCAAATGTAGTGAAGCGTATTGCGAATGAAGGGCATGTAATTGGCAATCATACGTATAGCCATCCAAATTTAGCAAAAGTAAATGAGCCTGAGTACCGTAATCAAATTATAAAGACGGAAGAAATATTAAATCGTTTAATTGGTTATGCACCGAGGTTTATACGTCCGCCGTATGGTGAAATACTTGAAAATCAATTGAAGTGGGCAACTGAGCAAAATTTTATGATTGTACAGTGGAGTGTTGATACGGTTGATTGGAAAGGTGTAAGTGCTGATACGATTACAAATAATGTGTTAGGAAACTCATTTCCTGGTAGTGTCATACTTCAACATTCAACTCCAGGTGGGCATTTGCAAGGATCTGTAGAGGCGCTAGACAAAATTATTCCACAGTTAAAAACGAAAGGAGCACGCTTTGTAACACTTCCAAGTATGTTTCAAACATCGAAAGAGAGAAAATAAAGTGGAATTTAATTCAGTCGGGTTTTGTCAATTATCCATTGAGTATAAGCTCTCGTTAATTGGACTTGTACGGGCGAACCATGCCTTTGCAGAAATTTGAGGTGAGATTCTTATTGCTCGCACGCAAATAGTAAGATAAAGAATAGGACTCCTGAGTAATGTACGCTGAGAGTCCTATTTTATTTACAAGCTATTATTTTTTAGTAATTCTTTTCCTTGTTCTACAACAAATTCATAGTACGCAAGATCATACGGATAAATATCTTCAAATGTTATCGTAATCGGGTTACTGTTTAAAACTGAAATAGTCGTTAAAGATGAAATCTCTCTTTTTAATAGTTGTAGAAAAGAAGTTGCATGTATTTTCATTACATCGTCTACTTCTTCACCTGGTGCGAATGGTAGTGGCTGGATGACATTGTAAAAATACATATGACAAAACTCGCGATCCGTAAGATTTGAAATTTCATAATCTATTGTAAAGATTCCTTTGTATGCTAAATCAGTAGTTTGAAAGGAAAGTCCTAATTCTTCTTCAATTTCACGAAGACCACCAATTTGTACATCTTCATCATGCATAATATGTCCAGCTGAAGTAATATCCCATATAAGTGGAGCTTCTTTCTTATTTTTAGAGCGTAATTGGAAATATAAAAACATATCTGCATCATCTTTTTCTACAAACCAACAATGAAATGTTTCGTGCCAATCACCGTCACGGTGCACTTTATCACGTAATTTCTTCCCAAGTATGTTTCTTTCAGTATCAAATATAGTTAACCACTCTGCCATTTAAATTCCCCTTTCTGCAAATTTTATTATACAATATTTGTATTGAATTTTGGGAAAATAAAGAAAAAAGGGGTCGTTATTAGTGGGAATAGAGGGTAAGGAAATAAAATCGATTATTTCAACAGAGAAGGAATTACGGGGAATATTGGGGCAACCAAGTGAACGAGCTTTAAAAAAAGTTATTTCATCATTAGACCACCATTGCGTAGATTTTCTGTCTAAATCTCCTTTTCTAGTATTATCTACGGCAAATAAATTAGGAGAGTGTGATGCTTCGCCGAGAGGAGATGCACCTGGATTTGTATACGTATTCAATAATAATAAAATTATCATTCCAGAAAGACCAGGCAATCGTCGTATAGACTCCATTTTGAATATTATTTCCAATCCACGTGTAGGGTTAATCTTTTTTATTCCAGGTCTTGGGGAGACACTCAGAATAAATGGTCGAGCGTATATTACAAACGACGAAGAAATTTTGCAAGAAATGCAGGTGAATGGACGCAATCCGTTACTTGGAATTGTTGTTGAAATAGAAGAGTGTTATATTCATTGTGCAAAAGCTTTTATTCGTTCTAAGATGTGGGATCCAGAATCTTGGTTGAATAAAAAAGAGTTACCTTCAGCAGCAAAAATGTTGCTAGAGCATGCGAAAGTGAATGCTTTAGAAGAAGATGTTGCACGTTCTTTAGAAGAAAGTTATACGAAAAGACTGTATTAAACATTTTATTGATATAATTTTGTGAGGTGAATATGTACGTATTTTAGAATGGGATATTTATATACGAATCGTTGATTTACAAACTGGAGAAATAACAAAATAGGTAAATTGAGTGGCAGTTGCATAATGCTATTGTGAAATATAATAAAAAAATGTCTTGAAAATAGTTAGTAAAAATAGGCTTGCTTTTTAAAAAATTGATAACTATAATAAGTTAACAAATAGACATGAACGAAAAAGTAATGATAAGGACAAGAAATCATTTTTACGGTTTACAGAGAGGGAAGTCAAGGGTGTGAGCTTCCTAACACGAGAAATGGTTTTACCACCTTTGAACTTCAATAGTGAACGAGCAATCTAGTAATTATTGACGGTATCAGCCGTTATCTGAACTTGAGCAATCTAGGGGGAAATATGTCTAGATTGGAACAAGGGTGGAACCACGAAAACACATTCGTCCCTTTCCTAGGGATGAGTGTGTTTTTTTATAGATTTTAAGATTGAAAATTTTAAATAATTAAAAAATAGTATTGATTTTGTTTCTTATGCGAGTATAATGAGTTAACAAATAAACATGAACGAAAAAGTAACGATAAGGACAAGAAATCATTTTTACGGTTTACAGAGAGGGAAGTCAAGGGTGTGAGCTTCCTAACACGAGAAATGGTTTTACCACCTTTGAACTTCAATAGTGAACGAGCAATCTAGTAATTATTGACGGTATCAGCCGTTATCTGAACTTGAGCAATCTAGGGGGAAATATGTCTAGATTGGAACAAGGGTGGAACCACGAAAACACATTCGTCCCTTTCCTAGGGATGAGTGTGTTTTTTTATTACTTTGAAAGGAGGTGCTGTAACATGAAACGATTTGTACGTACGGAAATAACCACCACCTGCACAATTAAAAGGCAGAACAAGGTGATTGATAGAGATAAAAAACAAAATTGTAGGAGGAGATTAGAAGATGAATAACGTTATTAATGTTGGGGTGTTAGGATTAGGTACAGTCGGAAGTGGTGTTGTCCATATTTTGAAAGAACATTATAAAAAAATCGCTCTTGATACAGGATATGAAGTAAAGGTAAAGACAGTCGTTGTACGTGATTTAGAAAAAGAACGTGATGTTTGCATCAATGGAATCGTAGTAACAAGTCATGTCGATGAAGTTCTAAATGATTCAAATATTGATATTGTAGTAGAGGTAATGGGCGGAATTGAAGAAGCAAAACAGCATATTGTTAAGGCTTTACGAAATAAGAAACATGTCGTAACAGCAAATAAAGATTTAATGGCTGTATACGGTGCGGAGCTTCTCCAATTAGCGAATGAAAATGATTGTGATCTATGTTATGAGGCAAGTGTAGCGGGTGGTATTCCAGTGTTAAGAGGATTAACGGACGGATTAGCTTCAGATCAAATTGAAAAAATAATGGGAATTGTAAATGGCACAACAAATTATATGTTAACAAAGATGAGTCAAAAGGGATGGTCTTATGAAGAGGCTTTACAGGAAGCACAAAAATTAGGTTTTGCAGAATCGGATCCGACTGCAGATGTAGATGGATTAGATGCAGCGAGAAAAGTAGCAATTCTTGCAAATTTAGGTTTTTCGATGAATGTTTCTTTAGATGATGTGCAAGTAAGAGGGATTCGAAAGGTCGAAAAAGAAGATTTACAAATGGCTGAAAAGTTAGGGTTTACTATGAAATTAATTGGTAAAGCAGAGAAACAAGGATCAGCCATTCATTTAAGTGTAGAACCGACTCTTTTACCAAGTCATCATCCATTATCAAATGTAAATAATGAATTTAATGCCGTATATGTTCACGGTCAAGCAGTAGGAGAAGTAATGTTTTACGGACCTGGAGCAGGTAAATTGCCGACTGGTTCTGCTGTAGTAAGTGATATTATTTCAATCGTTAAAAATATGAATCAAGTTCAGAAAAATAAAAGTGCGTTAAAAGAACCAGAACCATATGAATTACAAGGGGATGAAGAAGTCGTTTCGAAATATTTCTTACGTATCTCATTACGAGATGAACCTGGGATGTTACAAAAAATAACAGAATGTTTCGTTAATTGTTCTGTAAGTTTAAAAGAAGTTATTCAATTACCTTTAAATCGTGAACTTGCAGAAGTCGTTGTTGTGACACATCAAACTTCAAAGTATCAATTCGAACGAGTTTTAGGGGCGATAGAAGATGTCGCAAGTGAAATAAACAGTTACTACATTATTGAGGAGGAAAAACAATATGTATAAAGGACTATTAAACCAATATGCTTCTTATTTACCTGTAAATGAAAACACACCTGATGTGAGCTTAATGGAAGGAAATACACCCCTTATTCCGTTATTAAATATATCAAAACAATTAGGGATTCAGTTATACGGTAAGTACGAAGGAGCGAATCCGACAGGTTCTTTTAAAGATCGTGGTATGGTAATGGCAGTCGCAAAGGCGAAAGAAGAAGGTTCGGAGGCCATTATTTGTGCATCGACAGGTAATACATCAGCATCGGCTGCCGCATACGCGGCACGCCTTGGAATGAAATGTGTTATCGTAATACCGGAAGGAAAGATTGCGCATGGAAAATTAGCGCAAGCAGTTGCCTATGGTGCTGAAATCATTTCAATAGAAGGAAATTTTGATGATGCACTAAAGGCTGTAAGAAATATTGCTGCAGAAGAGCCGATTACGTTAGTAAACTCTGTAAATCCTTATCGAATTGAAGGGCAAAAAACAGCAGCATTTGAAATTTGTGACCAATTGCAAAGTGCACCAGATGTTTTAGCGATTCCTGTTGGGAATGCCGGGAATATTACAGCGTACTGGAAAGGTTTCTGTGAATATGAGAAAGAAAAAGGCTATAAAAAGCCAAGAATTCACGGATTTGAAGCGGAAGGAGCAGCTGCTATTGTAAAAGGGCATGTCATTGAAGAGCCCGAAACAATTGCAACAGCGATTCGCATCGGTAACCCAGCAAGTTGGTCATATGCTGTAGAGGCTGCCGAGCAATCTCACGGTGAAATAGATATGGTATCAGATGAAGAGATTTTACATGCGTATAGATTATTAGCAAAATCGGAAGGGATTTTCGCTGAGCCAGGATCAAATGCTTCATTAGCGGGCGTAATTAAACATGTTCAATCTGGAAAAATCAAAAAAGGAGAAACAGTTGTTGCAGTTTTAACTGGAAATGGCTTGAAAGATCCTGATATCGCAATTTCTTCTAATACATTAGATATTGCAAGTGTTTCAAATAATTTAGAACAAATTAAGGAGCATATTAAAGGGGTGATTATGTCGTGATACCATTAAGTATTCGTGTTCCTGCTAGTACAGCAAATGTTGGACCTGGATTTGATTCAGTAGGAATAGCTTTGTCATTATATTTAAATGTAGTAGTAAAAGAAAAAGCTGATAAATGGCAAGTAATCCATTCCTTTGAAGAGTCTATTCCGACAGACGATAAAAATTTAATCGTAAGCACGGCATGTAAAGTTAGTCCTTCTTTATCACCCCATATAATAGAAGTTACTAGTAATATCCCACTAACAAGAGGACTAGGAAGTAGCGCATCAGCAATTGTAGCTGGGATAGAGCTTGCGAATCAACTAGGCAATTTGAACTTAACTACTAATCAAAAAGTTCAAATTGCTACAAATTTTGAAGGACATCCTGATAATGTTGCTGCTTCTATATTGGGAGGGATTGTAATCGGAGCACTTGATGGAAAGGATGTTTCTGTTGTAAGAATTGAAAGTAAGGAATTAGGCGTAATTTCTCTTATTCCAAATGAAGAGCTAAATACAGATGAAAGCCGATCTGTATTACCAGATATGTTTCCGTTTCATGAAGCAGTAAAGGCTAGTGCGATAAGCAACGTATTAGTAGCTGCGTTTTGTCAAAAGAAATGGGAAGTTGTAGGAGAAATGATGGAAAGAGATCATTTTCACGAGCCATATCGTTTAGAGCTCGTACCGTTATTACCATCTATACGTAAATGTGCAAAAGAATTCGGAGCATATGGCACAGCACTTAGTGGTGCAGGACCATCTATTTTTATTTTAACGCCGTATGAGAAACGTCAAGAAATTGCTGAGCAATTAGCGAGAGTATTTACGTCTATGAAAGTGTGTGAGTTAGAAATTGATCATAGAGGGACTACTGTAAATAAGAAAGAACATATTGGATTATAGAGAAAGCTAGCATCGCTAGCTTTCTTTATGTTGTAAATATCTTTTAAGTTTGCATATAAAAGAAAAATATTAATGTATAATTTAGTAAAGAGTGTATTAATTTAGAGGTGATCGTATGAAGAAAGAGTCACCGGAAGAAAAAAGAGAACTTATAAGGCAAAGTGAATTGAAAAATAATCCTACAGGTTCTTTAAAGGATGGACTTAACAGAGCTGAAACAGGTAGTCCAGTTGATATGACGGGTGGTATGAATTGGAAAGGTACAGGGCTAGTAATTTTAGTGCTAGTTTTAGGATATATTATATACACTTATTTTTTTAGTTAAGAAATGCATGTTAAAACTTTGAATGATTTGCTTTCATATTTAGTGAGGCTAAAAAACCACGGTTAGAGTACTACATATATATTCTAAGCAGATAATAGTTGTTCATATACACTTATTTTTAATACTCAAAATAGAGCTAGCGTTATGCTGGCTCTATTTTTTGCCATATTCCTGTAACAAAGCCCCTGTATATTCAGTGGTGGAGGTGCAGAAGATGAAAAAAATGATAGCGATATGTCTGCTTACAACTATGTCATTTTCGACTTTAGTCGGGTGTGATGTAAAAGATAACAATGCTGTACAAAGGTCTAAAATAAAGAAAGCGACATATAAAGAGTTTACTTACGATGTAAATCCAGAGACTTTCACGTTAATTGTAGAACATGACGGTGTAAAGGAACAGGCGTCACAGCCGTTGCCGAAAATGAAGGTGTCGAATGTAAAAAAAGACAAGGGTCGCACATCTTGGGAATATCCAGATCAAAAAGTAAAAGTGAATCTAGTAAAGAAAAAAGATCACTTAAATATCGAGGTGGAATCGACTGGTGCAGAAAGCTTTACATGGCCGAAAGTACAAGCTGAAACTTATACACTTCCGTTATGGGAAGGGAAGCAAATTCCGAGTAATGATGAAAATTGGAAAAAGTTTTTAAAGGATGATGCATATTCATTTGCTGAATCATTTTCTATGAAGTTTTTTGCATTAAATGGTTCGAAATATTCCATTGTATATATTGCGAACAATATGTTTAATAATGAATTGAAATTTCATTCGGATCCGAAAATAGGATTTGATTTCATACATGAATTTCCGCGTATAAATAAAAATAAAACATATGGATTTCAGTTATACGTGACAAATAATGATGCAGTTAGTATTGCGAAACTATATAAAGACAATATCGCTCGAAAAGGTGAATTCAAAACATTAGAAGAAAAGGCTAGAAAAAATAAAGAGATAGAAAAGCTTTACGGCGCAGCTCATTTTTATTTTTGGAATCAAAATGGCTTATCAGAAAGTAATGTAAATTGGCCAAAGTTAAGAGAACAAATAAATAGCCCTGTGTTCAGTCATATAAAAGAGCTTATTCAAAAGAATAGTTCAGAGCCTGGGGAGCTGAATGTATTTGAGCAAGTAAATAAACAAGATTTTGTTGATAAGTATCAAAAAAATGTTATTTTGCGTTATATGAATGAAGTATTATCAATGAAGGAATTGTATAAAGAGGACATTTTCCTAAAAGTTGATCAGGAAGCTAGTGAGTTATTAAACAAAGGTGTAGATCATTTATCGAAGATGGAATTATATAACTTAAATAAGCATGTATTAAAGTCGGTGCTCGGTGATGCGGTTGAAGAAGTAAGTAAATGGGGTAAGGCAGATGGAACGGATATTATAAAGGAAATGAAATCGGCAGGAATAGATAATGCTTGGATTGGGTTACCGAACTGGGAACAAGGGTATATGCAGCCTGATTTCGTGACAGAAGCTAAGAAAATGGGATATTTAGTTGGTTCGTATGATTCTTACCATTCTATTCACGAAAAAGCTGATAAAAATTGGAATACAGCTTCTTTTACTGATCCATCGTTATATGAAGAGGCAACTGTGACGAAGAGAAATGGAGAAAAGGTGCAAGGGTTTTTAGGTAGAGGACGAAAATTAAATCCAACTTTATCTCTTCCTAGTGTAAAAGAACGAATGAACGATATATTACAAAATGGACCTAAATACAATTCATGGTTTATTGATTGTGATGCAACAGGTGAAATTTATGATGACTATTCGGCTAAACATATAACGACACAAGAACAAGATTTAAAAGCAAGATTACAACGAATGGATTATATTGCGCAAGAAAAAGGTATGGTAGTTGGCTCTGAGGGCGGAAATGATTTTGCAAGTAGCACGATTGCATTTGCCCACGGCATTGAAACGCCTGTTATTAAATGGGACGATGATGATATGAGGAAAAACAAAACAAGTCCGTATTATGTGGGCGGATATTGGTCACCGAATCAAAATGTTCCAGAAAAATATGCAAAACAAGTACCGTTAAAAGAAGAGTATAAACAAGTGTATTTAAATCCTGTATATTCAGTACCGTTATATAAATTAGTATACAATGATTCTGTAATTACAACGCATCACTGGGAATGGGGAAGTTTGAAAGTAAAAGATGAGGTCGGAAACCGTATGCTATACGAATTATTGTATAACGTTCCTCCGTTGTACCATTTAGATGAAGTAGAGTGGAATAAGCATAAAAAAGAAATTACGCAGCATCTGAAAGTTTGGAATGAAGTTCATGAAAAGGCAGTGAAAGAAGCGATGACGAATTTTGCATATTTGTCAGAAGATAAGTTAGTACAAGCAGCTTCGTATGGGGAAAATATTAAAATTATTGTAAATTTCTCAAATGAAGATATGGAAATAGAAAAGACGAAAATAAAAGCAAAATCAGCTTTCATTATTAATAATGGAAAGCAAACTATGTATACACCAAACCAATAAAATTGTAATATATAAATTTTATCGTATTTTTATATAAATAGTGACTTGCCAAAAATAAGTACAAGAGTATAATGTGAAATGGAGTACATATTGGATTCATGCAGTAACCTTACAAAATTGTAAGGTAATTGAAAGGAAATTCAATATGAAGGTTAATAGACTTGCATTATAATTGGGAAAGAGAAAGAGAGGCGAATGGATATGAGCTCTGAATTAGAACAGAATACGAGAAGCAGTAAAAAACGTTCTAAAAGAAAGTCAATAAAATGGTTCATTTTAATTCCATTTTTCCTACTTATTTTTGGTGGAGTAGGATATGGATCGTTAATATATAATAAAGCAAAAGCAGTGGTAAGTGATGCATATGCACAAATTGATAAGTCATCGAAGCGTGATAAAGAAGTTGAACCTTTAAAGGATAACATTTCAATTCTAATCATGGGTGTTGATGGTAGTGAAATGAGAAAAAGTCAATACGGAGAAGCTGTTCGAACAGATGCACTTTTATTAGCAACAATTAATAAAGATGATAAATCAGTTAAATTAGTAAGTATTCCGCGTGATTCACGTGTATATATTCCATCTAGAAAGAAATTAGATAAAATTACACATGCACACGTATTTGGTGGTGTGGAAAGTACACGGGATACGGTGGAAAGATTTTTAAATGTTCCTGTTGATTATTATGTGAAGTTTAACTTTGAATCATTCGTACAAATTGTCGATTCACTTGGTGGCATTGATATTGATGTACCAGTTACTTTCACAGAACAAGATAGTAAAGACCAAGCTGGTATGATCCATTTAGAAAAGGGTTATCAACATTTAAATGGAGAGCAAGCACTTGCGCTTGCAAGAACGCGTAAAATTGACAGTGATGCAATGCGTGGTCAAAGACAGCAACTTGTAATTGAAGCAATTGCTAAAAAAGCAATGTCTGTCCAATCAATTAGTAAAATGGGCTCATTACTTGATGCAGTTGATAAAAATATGAAAACGAACTTAACTTTCGATGATATGCTTGCTATTACGAAAAATATGGCAGGGTCTAACTTGGAAATGGAAAAAATGCAAATTGAAGGTACAGATAAACGTATCGGTGGTATTTATTATTACATTCCAAACGAAAAAAATGTGAAAGACATTTCGAAAAAATTAAATGATCATCTAGGTGTAACACCAAAATCAGTTCGAAATGAATAATAAAAAAGATTGGCTTCTGCCAATCTTTTTTTATCGGAATTGATTTGTAACTTTTCTGTAACGATTTTTTATTATAGAAAAATTATACTCATATGTATGAGAATATTGGAGAAGTAAAAAGTAAAAAGAAATAATTAAAATCTGTAATAAGGAAAGATATTATATGCAGAAATGGATAGGCATTATGGGAATCATTTTTATGTTGACTGGATGTAAAATGTCTGAAGCTCCAACAAATTTAATGGAAGCTCCTGCCAATGAGAAATGGATTAATGAACTAAAAGAGCAAATAGATAAAGATTTGCCTGTTAATTATCGATTGCTTACTCCAATGTCTAATAAAGATAAACAGATGATTTGGTCAATGGATTTTAAACAAGATAATAAAAAAGAAGCCATCATATTTTATAAATTACCGAATGAAGATCATAGCGTATATTTAACTGTATATGAGGAAAGCGGCAGTGGGTGGAAAATAAAGTCTACGCAAAAATTTGATGGTGGAGATGTAGATATCGTTGAAGTTGGTGATTTCACAGGGAACGGGAAGCGAGAGTTATTAATTGGAATCTCTGTAAGTCGTGAATC from Bacillus basilensis includes the following:
- a CDS encoding aminoglycoside 6-adenylyltransferase; the encoded protein is MRTEKEMLDLIINTAKEDERIRAVIMNGSRVNPNVKRDCFQDYDIMYVVKDIRSFTSNHNWIRRFGEIMIVQMPEEMSLVPADEDGKFPYLMQFMDGNRIDLTLVPVDLIDIFVGHDSLSKLLLDKDDCMDEFPPASDRDYLIKKPTEKEFLDCCNEFWWCSTNVGKGLWREELSYAKGMIDGPVRDMFIVMLEWHIGMKTDFTVNAGKFGKHFEQYIEKDMWVQFKRTFSNAEYENIWESFFVTCDLFREVANEIANTYGYQYPQDDDDKVTNYLKHVKALPKDSTSIY
- a CDS encoding peptidoglycan-N-acetylglucosamine deacetylase; amino-acid sequence: MYYFYSPEMFAPYQWGLERDVSYAYMPYNSFYYGDYISTLPYEYIPQNYEVQMKADERGSWTPFLWVEKYAYAFSGPYNKAEVALTFDDGPDLEFTPRILDKLKQHNVKATFFLLGENAEKFPNVVKRIANEGHVIGNHTYSHPNLAKVNEPEYRNQIIKTEEILNRLIGYAPRFIRPPYGEILENQLKWATEQNFMIVQWSVDTVDWKGVSADTITNNVLGNSFPGSVILQHSTPGGHLQGSVEALDKIIPQLKTKGARFVTLPSMFQTSKERK
- a CDS encoding NUDIX domain-containing protein — translated: MAEWLTIFDTERNILGKKLRDKVHRDGDWHETFHCWFVEKDDADMFLYFQLRSKNKKEAPLIWDITSAGHIMHDEDVQIGGLREIEEELGLSFQTTDLAYKGIFTIDYEISNLTDREFCHMYFYNVIQPLPFAPGEEVDDVMKIHATSFLQLLKREISSLTTISVLNSNPITITFEDIYPYDLAYYEFVVEQGKELLKNNSL
- a CDS encoding pyridoxamine 5'-phosphate oxidase family protein, yielding MGIEGKEIKSIISTEKELRGILGQPSERALKKVISSLDHHCVDFLSKSPFLVLSTANKLGECDASPRGDAPGFVYVFNNNKIIIPERPGNRRIDSILNIISNPRVGLIFFIPGLGETLRINGRAYITNDEEILQEMQVNGRNPLLGIVVEIEECYIHCAKAFIRSKMWDPESWLNKKELPSAAKMLLEHAKVNALEEDVARSLEESYTKRLY
- a CDS encoding homoserine dehydrogenase, whose protein sequence is MNNVINVGVLGLGTVGSGVVHILKEHYKKIALDTGYEVKVKTVVVRDLEKERDVCINGIVVTSHVDEVLNDSNIDIVVEVMGGIEEAKQHIVKALRNKKHVVTANKDLMAVYGAELLQLANENDCDLCYEASVAGGIPVLRGLTDGLASDQIEKIMGIVNGTTNYMLTKMSQKGWSYEEALQEAQKLGFAESDPTADVDGLDAARKVAILANLGFSMNVSLDDVQVRGIRKVEKEDLQMAEKLGFTMKLIGKAEKQGSAIHLSVEPTLLPSHHPLSNVNNEFNAVYVHGQAVGEVMFYGPGAGKLPTGSAVVSDIISIVKNMNQVQKNKSALKEPEPYELQGDEEVVSKYFLRISLRDEPGMLQKITECFVNCSVSLKEVIQLPLNRELAEVVVVTHQTSKYQFERVLGAIEDVASEINSYYIIEEEKQYV
- the thrC gene encoding threonine synthase, with the translated sequence MYKGLLNQYASYLPVNENTPDVSLMEGNTPLIPLLNISKQLGIQLYGKYEGANPTGSFKDRGMVMAVAKAKEEGSEAIICASTGNTSASAAAYAARLGMKCVIVIPEGKIAHGKLAQAVAYGAEIISIEGNFDDALKAVRNIAAEEPITLVNSVNPYRIEGQKTAAFEICDQLQSAPDVLAIPVGNAGNITAYWKGFCEYEKEKGYKKPRIHGFEAEGAAAIVKGHVIEEPETIATAIRIGNPASWSYAVEAAEQSHGEIDMVSDEEILHAYRLLAKSEGIFAEPGSNASLAGVIKHVQSGKIKKGETVVAVLTGNGLKDPDIAISSNTLDIASVSNNLEQIKEHIKGVIMS
- the thrB gene encoding homoserine kinase, with translation MIPLSIRVPASTANVGPGFDSVGIALSLYLNVVVKEKADKWQVIHSFEESIPTDDKNLIVSTACKVSPSLSPHIIEVTSNIPLTRGLGSSASAIVAGIELANQLGNLNLTTNQKVQIATNFEGHPDNVAASILGGIVIGALDGKDVSVVRIESKELGVISLIPNEELNTDESRSVLPDMFPFHEAVKASAISNVLVAAFCQKKWEVVGEMMERDHFHEPYRLELVPLLPSIRKCAKEFGAYGTALSGAGPSIFILTPYEKRQEIAEQLARVFTSMKVCELEIDHRGTTVNKKEHIGL
- a CDS encoding DUF6366 family protein; the protein is MKKESPEEKRELIRQSELKNNPTGSLKDGLNRAETGSPVDMTGGMNWKGTGLVILVLVLGYIIYTYFFS
- a CDS encoding glycoside hydrolase, whose amino-acid sequence is MKKMIAICLLTTMSFSTLVGCDVKDNNAVQRSKIKKATYKEFTYDVNPETFTLIVEHDGVKEQASQPLPKMKVSNVKKDKGRTSWEYPDQKVKVNLVKKKDHLNIEVESTGAESFTWPKVQAETYTLPLWEGKQIPSNDENWKKFLKDDAYSFAESFSMKFFALNGSKYSIVYIANNMFNNELKFHSDPKIGFDFIHEFPRINKNKTYGFQLYVTNNDAVSIAKLYKDNIARKGEFKTLEEKARKNKEIEKLYGAAHFYFWNQNGLSESNVNWPKLREQINSPVFSHIKELIQKNSSEPGELNVFEQVNKQDFVDKYQKNVILRYMNEVLSMKELYKEDIFLKVDQEASELLNKGVDHLSKMELYNLNKHVLKSVLGDAVEEVSKWGKADGTDIIKEMKSAGIDNAWIGLPNWEQGYMQPDFVTEAKKMGYLVGSYDSYHSIHEKADKNWNTASFTDPSLYEEATVTKRNGEKVQGFLGRGRKLNPTLSLPSVKERMNDILQNGPKYNSWFIDCDATGEIYDDYSAKHITTQEQDLKARLQRMDYIAQEKGMVVGSEGGNDFASSTIAFAHGIETPVIKWDDDDMRKNKTSPYYVGGYWSPNQNVPEKYAKQVPLKEEYKQVYLNPVYSVPLYKLVYNDSVITTHHWEWGSLKVKDEVGNRMLYELLYNVPPLYHLDEVEWNKHKKEITQHLKVWNEVHEKAVKEAMTNFAYLSEDKLVQAASYGENIKIIVNFSNEDMEIEKTKIKAKSAFIINNGKQTMYTPNQ